CCACGCAGAAGTGGAAAATCTGTACAATCTGTAACGAGCTGTTTCCTGAAAATGTGTACAGTGTCCACTTTGAAAAGGAGCACAAGGCTGAAAAGGTGCCTGCAGTAGCTAACTATATAATGAAAATTCACAATTTCACTAGCAAATGTCTATACTGTAATCGCTATTTACCCACTGATACATTGCTTAATCATATGTTAATACATGGTCTGTCTTGTCCGTATTGCCGTTCAACCTTCAATGATGTTGAAAAGATGGCTGCTCACATGCGAATGGTTCATGTTGATGAAGAAATGGGACCTAAAACTGATTCCACTCTAACCTTTGATTTGACATTGCAGCAGGGTAGTCACACGAACATACATCTTCTTGTAACCACCTACAACCTGAGAGATGCTCCTGCTGAATCTGTAGCTTACCATGCTCAGAATACTCCCCCAGTTCCTCCAAAACCACAACCGAAAATCCAGGACAAGTCTGATGTACCTGTAAAAAGCTCGCCACAAGCAGCAGTTCCCTACAAAAAAGACGTGGGGAAAACTCTCTGTCCTCTGTGCTTCTCAATCCTAAAAGGACCCATCTCTGATGCACTTGCACATCATCTACGGGAGAGGCATCAAGTAATTCAGACAGTTCATCCAGTTGAGAAAAAGCTCACCTACAAGTGCATTCATTGTCTCGGTGTTTATACTAGTAACATGACTGCCTCAACTATAACGCTGCACCTTGTTCACTGCAGAGGCGTTGGGAAGACCCAGAATGGCCAGGACAAAGGTACTTCGTCATCTCGGCTAGGCCAGTCTCCGGCTGTAGCACCGGTCAAACGTACTTACGAACACATGGAATTCTCGctaatgaagaaaaggaaaatggatgATGACGACTCCCCCTCTGCCTTTGAGGAAAAGCCTGAAGAACCTGTAGTTCTAGCATTGGACCCTAAGGGTCATGAAGATGATTCCTACGAAgccaggaaaacatttcttacaaagtattttaataagcaACCATATCCCACTAGGAGAGAGATTGAAAAGTTGGCTGCCAGTTTGTGGCTATGGAAATCTGATATTGCATCTCATTTTagtaacaaaaggaagaaatgtgttAGAGATTGTGAAAAATACAAACCTGGTGTGCTGCTTGGTTTCAATATGAAAGAGTTAAACAAGGTTAAACACGAAATGGATTTTGATGCTGAATGGCTGTTTGAAAACCATGATGAAAAGAATTCCAGAGTCAATGTTAGTAAGACTGTTGATAAAAAGATAAACTTAGAAAAAGACAATGACAGTTCCTCAGACAGCTATGAAAATATAGAAGAGGAATACAATGAAAGCGGTAGTCCATTTGGTCAGCCTATTTCTGACATTGGTGGGAAAACCTCTTCTGATAGCATAGTGGAGAACCCAGAGGACAGCATATCCAAGGAAGTCATTGAAGAAACTACATTGCAGTCTCCAGAAAAGTCTGATcaaaaaccagaggaaagctcTAAATACGAAGAGattatttctgctgaagaacCAACAAAACTGGTAGGTGATGTTTCAGATAGCGATGGTGATCAGGATGATCAAGATGATGCTGTTGAATGGAAAGATGGAGCGTCGCAGTCTGAAAGTGGGCCTGGTTCTCAGCAGGCTTCTGATTTTGAAGATAATACATCGGAAGTAAAACCAGAAGCATGGACAGATGAATCCTCCCAAAGTGAAGATGTTGGTAGCAGTAAACCGACTGTTGAAACAAAAGGGGGTGGATCTGAAAGTGATGAAGAACAGTCAAAGTGGAAGAATCGTTCCTATGGAAAAGTAGAAGAGTTTTGGTCTAAGGACCAGTCGCAATGGAAAAATACGTCAGAGATTGAGGAGAGCTTGTCAAATCAGCAGATGGAATGGCAGAATAGCACAATTGACAGCGAGGATGGAGATCAGTTTGACAATGTGACTGACAGCGTAGCAGAACCAATGCATAGCAGTTTAACTGGTGTGGAGCTGAGTAGCCAGCAAGCATAAGCTGCTCGATTCCCAAGCGTCAGCAATAGGATCCAGTCTACAGCTGTCTAACCCCCTTCATTTCGGTATGACTGCTACGCTTAAAGTTCTAACTGGTACTGCCTTTCGAGTGCTAGGTCATGGTGGGTGGTGGTTGTGGCCACTGTTACTCCAGCGGTTATTtaagatgatctttaaggtcccttccaacccaaagcattctatgatgTGAGGATGCTGTTGGCTAATCTTGCCTGAGAATACCTGCTGGGATGAGCACAGTGACTTAATGTGAACGGATAAGCTGGTGGCTCCAGAATGCAcatggagaaaagcagaggtttATTTTATCTGCGTTTTCAACACCCATTTCACTCTTGTACATGTTCAGTTGTATGTCTTTTTAAACATGACCCTTTTTCACATGGTAGTGTAGGGCCAACCATCCAAGCTACCAGTTCAACGTGTATAGTAGACTATGGGGAAATTGATTTTTTCATGTATCATTCTGAATAGTTGAAATGTATATTTGTACAGTCTTTTAGACCTATTCAAGTGAAGCTTATGAAATTGTTCTTGTGTACTCATCAtagatttgtttctcttttttagtGTTGCCCTGCTGTGTAATAAATGCTGTATCTAGTTTACCTAGCAAAAGCTTGAAACTGCTATAGTATGAATTTTGACAAACTTAGTTTTTGCACATAACCTTGTACAATCTCAAAACAGAGGCcagcaacataaaaaaatatatctggaCTCTATTGTATTATAGAATTTTCTTGTTCTGAATATCCTTGACATTACAACTGATGACAAATGTATTTCAGAGccattttctgaaatcttttaagctaaaaaagaaaaatcacatgcaAGAAACAAGTTTGCAGCTACTAATTTTGACACCTTTTAGATCTGTATAAAAGTGTATTGTGTTGAAGCAGCACACTGAAACaaaagtgctgtgttttggatatTTAGTTTTATCTTTAGTTAACACCAAACAAGGTGTTGTATTCATTTATACCATCTAATATATGACACACTGTTGTAGTATGTATAATTTTGTgatctttatttccctttgtaTTCTTCATTTAAGCATCTAAATAAATTGCTGTATTGTgcttaatgtaaatatttgctttattacaTGCAAGTGCTACATTCCTGTTTGGTAAATCCCACTTTGCTACattcattccttttttcttcccccccccccccccccaagtgctccacagctgtgctggggcaggcaTGTTTAGTACTTTCTTACCAGACTGATCTTCTTCAAGGATATTGAAAATCCTTCAAAAGGTAACTTTGGCTGAATTTCTCTTTACTGTTTAGTGTTCCAGAACACTAATTTATAAATAGGATTGTAGCGATTTGCTTGTTCTGCATCCTGGAGAAACAAAGTCTATGCATCACTTGCATTTTTCATCCCTTTGTACTTATATGAATGAAGATCACTTTCACATATTAAAAAGTTATCCAGAACTATGTCTCTCTCTGAAGCACTACGTATTGAGGGTAAATAACAGGGAAGGTGTTTGAATACTTATATTTAAACATGAAGGAGCATGCCTTGTGAGCTACAGACTTGGTTTGGCTTTGGAGAAGAAGCAATTTGAATACTGAAACTACTGTTAAAATTTGTGATAGGTTTGGTCAAACCAGCCCTGCATTTTGGCAGGTGTGCAGTACAACAGCTGCATAACCAAAAGTTCATTGAGACAATAATGTACTGGAGGGAATCTAATTGTGATGAGAACAAAACTATTCTTAATTAGAGCGATAAGTTTGATTTAGGCATATGTCTCATAAATATCAGAGTACCTACTTTTTGATAGAAGAACTAAATTGACCTGTGAAGTTTTTGTTAATATTGTAAAGAAGGGAACAGTTCTGTGTTCTTGaacattttaaacagcaaaaccatTTCACAGAGATTGCAAGAAAACCTTTCGGTATCTCTGTAGCAGTCTTGGGTAGGTACAAACCATACTTTCCACTAGTATAAGGAAGAAACCACTATATATGccaaagatgagaaaatgtgTACTCTCTCATGTTCTGCAGCTAACCTGTGCTGCGGCACTCTGAGGCTTGTTGAACTAAGGATGTGTGCAAAGCCATGACTGAAAACTGTTACCTTCCAGTGAAGATGGTTTAGATTGGTCTTgtacttttccctttctgctttttttaactCTGAGGAGTAGAAGTTGGACTGGCTCCCAATTACACACTCAAGTAGTAGAAGATATGCTTGAAGAATAAGACAGGGAAAACACTTTTGGCATTTGCATCAGTGAAAGAACTCCTTTGTTTCTCtgccttaaaagaaaacttgagcCTCAACTCATTTTAGCAAGTTTTCTGAactatttcattgaaaaataacttttcagtaAGTCAGGTGAGAATTTGTTAACTACCATTTATAAAAGTCAATGAGCTGCtgagttttttttcccaatgacACCAGGCACTCATGCCTTTCTCCCTCTGTAGGCTGCTGTGTTTCACAGGAGGCTACTATCTGAAAACTTCAGacatttcagaatttgttttgtgtCATTTCAGCTAGGGTTTAAGGGATTttacagatacatttttaaaaaactttaaaaaattaatccaacAGTTTAATGCCAGTACAACCTTTATCTGttaagcaatgaaataaaaaaaaaatcagatctcaTCATATGAATTTGTATCGTGTTTGTCTCAATATCTGGCAAGGTTAATTTAATATTAGTGAGCTCTATAGTTAAGTCAAATTTCCAAATTCTGAGCTCCTGCTTGTAGTCAGTGACTAGTAAGCCTATGACATAGGCACTCTCTGGAAGTGCTTCATTTGCCagaaaataatacctttttATATAGTGATTAAATTAAAGGTCttgcacaaaaaaaagtctgtcttaCCAGGAACATCAATAAGAATCGAGGGTGGTTGGTTTAAGTTTTGGCATAAAACTTTCtagtatttatttcaaacatgTTACTCTTCAAATCTGGATTTTAGCCTAGGCAAGAATTCCTTTCTAGATTTGCGGCTAACGCATTTTTGAGGCAGTCAAAAAGCCAAAGAGGTAAATGGCCCAATAAAACAAGGGGCCTTAAACCCAGTTTGTGTAATCTTAACGTATCACACCATTGTAATTGTATGAGGTGGAAGTTACCCAGCTGTCACAGATGTTCCTGAAGTTCCAGAGCAGACCTCCAGCAACACACCGGCTGTGCCGCAGAGGTGCCGCTCAAGCTGACATTTAaattctgctctctgcagtggGAGACTGACAACAGCAGTCCATCCAGCCTTTGGCCAGCAGACCAGAGCAGAAAGACCTTTGAGACTCTTTAAAGAGTTTGTTTTAGCCAGTGTACCTGAATTGAGGCAAAGTGTATCTTCCATCCTAAAGACGCTCTCTGACATCTAACGGGTCCACCAGCTGAGAACAAAGTGGGAGGTTAGGGGCATACGCACCGTTTCTAGCCACAAGACAGCTTTGTACAAGAACTCTTCCAGAGCGCGTGTGAGCTGTAGTTTGACTTCTGATGATTACCTGAGACTGCAGGGACAGTCAGGTCGTTAAGGGTAGTTGTGTTTTACCTGACGCTTTATTTCTAAGGGTGTTTGCACGGGCTTGCAGTAACTCCTGTTTTGAAGCACTGTTCATCGCACTGACGTGCAGCTGAGAGCGCTTCAACAAGTAgcgttcctcctcctcctcttagTACAGTCCTCTCCTTCCACCCCCCTCACTCCCTGCAGCGCTTACTGCCCATAAGCTTTCCTCCAAACTAAATGGCTATTTTCCAGCAGGGACGGACAGACAGTTTTGCTGAACTcctaattttcatattttctcagCATGTTCCTTCAGGATCTACGCTAGGATTTCTACTCATTCAAAACCTTTTACGGGATAGTGCAGAAATACCTgcactgacattttatttcacaagcTCTTAATATTACTGAAAGTTCAAACGACATTTAATGCTGCCATCCTCTGTTCAGCAGTAACATTTTTGTAGCAAGAACTTGCCAGTTAGTATTTGACCCTTTGACATGTGTTGTCACAACAGAAACCTGGATATTCACCTGGTATTTTTATAGGAAAACTACCATTCTTACCCCCAAGAAATTGGTACGTTTGAAATATCCACTAATACAGTAATCAGTTTACCATTTTGTAGTACATATATTTCATACACTGCTATGGTATTAAAACaagtttatttccatttttataagAGCCAAAAGAATTCAGGAATGTGTTGTGTGTACTGTCTCTTCATTTCTCTTAATAAAGAAGCTGATATTTGGATAAACAGGGTGGTATAACCAGGAGTGTTTTGTTCCTTTCATAACTAATTTACCTCTCTGTAATACCAGCTCGTTCATAATAATCTGTTACAGTAACCTGCATTGCAGGGGCGGAAACGTTGACTAGGTCTGTCTTCtattgctttatattttaattcaacTTTATCTTCCATCATCAGTCCCACTAATAAATATGAAAAGGTTGagttcatttatttctgcatcAGAAAAGCATTGGTCTCCATGGTTACTCAAAGCCATGTAGCTTTATTTTCACCAtaagcttggggttttttttcctctttacagaATTTGTGTTGGGTCTTCCATCCTGAGTTTTtccaaaggtatttttaaaactagagcatttatttctatttctccttATTGTACTGTATGCAAAGACAATCATCTGAAAAGTCATAAAACCTTCTCCTCCTAATGTTCGTTATTCAAAGAATTGAgtagtttttctttccctagaCCTATTTTGCagtcaaacaaaacaaacaaaaaaaaaatcctccaggTGGGGAGCTGAACTCTGCTCTTCCTGGTCCTGGTCACATAGCACCTTTGTTACAAAATTGTACATCTAAAGGTCCgtaacagctttgcagaaagttTATTTACACCATTCAAGTTATGTTACACAACAGCTTTTAGAACCCTATTCCTAGTTTGAAATAAAGTGCTGGAAGCTTCAGCCACGTGCAGTTTACTGAATGTTAAAATTCTGACATTGATCTCATGTTCTCTTGTGAAACCTGAACATTTGTGAAGCTGGCAGTATTAGCACGTTACTTACCAGTTTTAACATGCTATACTAGAGCATCAACCTTCTGATCATTTTAAGTATGAAAATGAAGGTAAACAAAGTGGggttttgtacattttcttcattgctttcaGAAGCTTATCGATTAAGTGCAAACTACTGTGATCAAGTCTTAGAATAAGTGTTCCAGCCTCCGTATAGCTACGATACGATCGGAAATTTTTAGCTTCCCTTAGAGATGCTAGCCAAATGTCATAAAATATGAATCATAAACTCAGGCAGCCTTTCCTAAAAACCTTTTGCTAGtcaaaaattaattactttgatACTTAGTACCTACATAGTTcataggaaaaaagtcttcagtTTGGTAGAGTTGTGGCAGGTCTCAGGAGCGTGCTGCTGATAGAGGATGTCTCTGAAAGAAGAACAGGACAGAACTTAATCTTGTTAAAGGACAGGAAATTACATGCCAAGGAGTTGACCACGTGAAAGagatggggcagggagaggaactGAAGTTACTTTCCAATAGAAGGTAATTGGCTCTGTAAACAATGTGGAAAATGTGAAGTTGTTTATGTTCACACCTGATTCTGCAGACTTTGCAATCATCTTGGATAATATCGAACAGATAAAAATAGAGTAGAACACAGGGGAAATCAGTtgtaaagcacagaaaaatgcaaatgaattagtaacactggaaaatactgactacagaagaaatatatagaaagggatttggttttgcttctggGGGTTTTAAGAATTGAAATAATTGATTAATCATGAACTGAGGAGATAAAATCATTTTTCTGTAGTGCAACAATTCAAACCCCTAGCTAAAAATCAGTCtgaatggaaaatgaagagcCTGTCTTTCCCATGAAGCTAGTGATCTTCAGGCTCTAAACTTCACATACTTCCAGAGAATAGCTTGCTATTTAGGTGTAAACCtcacatttatttgtatttaattctcattCATGTGCTTCAAGCTGTGCATCTGATTACAAACATTTCTTGATAGTATCCACTGCTAATTCTTTAGAATACGTACTGGCTCTCCATATACATCTAGGCACAACTTAAGAAGTAAGTATCCATTTATACTACGAGCTAGATACTGGCCACCGAAGCTGTGTTGCTGTGCTGACACTGTCAGAACAGGCAGGATGGAGGGGGCTTCTGCTGATAAGCTCTAGATTTGCACATCTCGGGGATCAATACCATGTTCTCAGAGAAGGGCACTTGTGATTAGAATATACAAACTTTGCTATggggaagaaacatttttagtgATAATCGTCAACAGATGTGTGTGGTTTTCAAGTTTTTATGTACAGACCCAAACAAAAGGAGATGGGCTCCTTTGAATGGGCAGAATActacattttttcaaatgtaaaaggTAAGTTTTTTTCATCTAAGATTGAAAACCAACAGTCACAGCCACTGAGTATGACCAGATGAAGAATCTGAATTGATCATGTAAGAATACTAGTGACCAGGTTTGCCTCTgcaaaataggagaaaaaaccctaaccaaGGCAGCTGTAAAATAGCTAGCTGTAATAATTCACAGTGGAATActaatattttttgtattttccataaaattagagagaaagaaaagttaaaaatcactccaattttcaaagtaaaataacCTGTCCTTCATTTCTAGGGCAATATTGCCAGTGGTGATAGCAGGAGAAGACAAGGCAGGAATAGTGTTCCGAATGAGTAATGAAACCCAACGGGCTGGGTGACAATCCGTTTGCAGAAAACCCTGAGCAGAGCAGTCAAACTGCACTAAGGACACGAGCCTCTCAAACCAGCTTTGAAAGGGGACTCGGGATTTCCCACAGCTCATGAAACCACTATCCCACTCTGATTTGTAACCGGTTATTTTAGAACTGCTTATTCTTAGCACTTACTATCCAGAGTTCCTCCAAATAGCTGATGTCATGATTGCAGtgagaatttacttttttttttttttttaaaatccttgcaATAGTAATCTGCTGCTTTGATGAATAATACCTTATTACTTACATAGTACTACAGGTATTATGATTCATAGATATACTTAGTCCCTTCCACCCTGCAGGTACTATGATTTCTATATACCCTCTTGGCGTAGGTAATTCTTTTGGGTGACTTCCTCTAACTGTGCCAGAAATACTTACAAAAGCAATGCCTCCTGTTTTACATCTACCCACACCAAACTTTCATCCAGGAACACTCTTGTTACCAGCTTATGCTATAGGCACTACTTCAGTCTTCATTATCTTAAAGGACAGCTGCTGAATCAATAGTACCTGCGAGGCAAAGATACCAACCTGTGCAGCTTGAGAGCGTTTTGTGAGGAAGGGGTCCGAGAACAGCTTGCTTTCACAACGGTACAGATGCCACACAGGGTTAAAAGACAAGGGCACAAGGAATCTGTGCTGCATGCATCACACAGACTGAAGATGAAATAATTCCTTTGTGGTTGGGCTGCTGCGAAACTTAAAGGAAAAGCGATATGGTTGCCTGCTATGgagtggggggagaagggggaggaaatGGCTTGAAATTCCAAAGCCTATTAAAGTcatcaaaagagaaaagtttaaGTAGTAACAAATAGCTTTTCACCTCTAGATCACTTGAGTCATGTCTGCCACGATCTAATAAAGACCAGATTACGGCCCTTAGAAATTAGGTGCTCTCATTAGGATGGCAActgtcctgggtttggctggggtagagttaattttcttcacagtagccGGTAcggggctgtgctttggatttgtgctggaaatggTGCTGATaccacagggatgtttttgttcctgctgagcgGTGCTTACACACAGTCAAGgcctttctgctcctcacaccccccaccagcgagtagctgggggtgcacaaggagttggaggggacacggccgggAGAGCTGACCCCCATCAcccaagggatatcccataccatacGGAGTCACGCTCAGTgtataaagctggggaagaaggaggaaggggggacgttcggagtgatggcgtttgtcttcccaagtcaccgttacgtgcgatggagccctgctttcctgggatggctgaacacctgcctgccatgggaagtgggaatgaattccttggtttgctttgctcgtgtgtgtggcttttgctttacctgttaaactgtctttatttcaacccaccagttttctcacttttacccttccggttctctcccccatcctgctgcagggacactgagcgagtggctgcgtggggcttggTTGCCAgcggggttaaaccacaacacatcCATACCATACCATACAACCACTAGTGGCACCGACTACAGTGGTAGCTTGCTGACCGCCAAGTGGCCATAAGACTAAACTGTGTTTATGTCTAACCCAGGCTATAAAGGCCTCAGACAAGGTTCTGCCATTTCATCAGCCACTGTGAGCACCTATGGCACCTCTTTGGTGCAAATACATAAGTCCTTATTTCTCCTCTTATCTCTTAGGTCAGGCTTGAGACAGCCAAGCATAGTGTAGCAAGTTTACGTCATACCTGAAAAACAAGCTGGAAACAGATCTCTGTTGAGATGCCTTATACCCCTGTAGTCTTTGTCCCAAACTTGGGAACTAGTAATTAATTTAAAGATGCAACAATGAGTGAATAAACTGAGGAAACAAAGATTAAAGGAATTATAGAGGAATTTAGCATTTGGAAGGCAGTATAACATGTTTAGATGAAGCTAGATCaaatagtaaaattaaaaaattagaacaTTTGAGagagcttttgaaaaaataaagtatgcaCTACAACTCTGCACTTGaggcaaataaaagaaatggcaTGTAGAATCATGCCTGAAAGATTAAAACTTCTGGTGGCAGCTTTAGAGACTTCAGTCAGTTGCATTTTAACAGGGAGCCAAGTTATCCAGGGAGACAAGTTGTGTGACATAATATCTAAGGCACTAAAATCACCCCTTGAGAAATAGTCTGAAGCCCCTAAAAGCCAGGCCCCCAGCTGATAAAGCTAAATAGATGGGAGCAGTAAGAAGATGACCCATTTAAGAGCATAGTGGTTACACTCTGACAACTGCAACCCAGCATCAGAACAGCAAAGCCAGGTCAAAAGGTGATCATTACAGGTTGTATCAGAGCCAGGAAACAGCTTAATTCACAGTTAGATTATACCTTCcgttgaagaaaaataaatgctgggCTGAATGTGCCTGCTTGCtcagtttcattttcatagCCAGACTTAGCAACATTACAGTAAGGCAAGTGCTCTAAGAACTGCTGATGCGGACACAGACAAATGTTTCCCTTCTATCCAGGTATCTACACAACGGTCCAGAAATCCACTCTGGCATTGCTTTATAACGCAGACCCAGGGCATCTACCCCTGGGGGACCATGAGCCCAGCCAGGCAAATCATGCGCCGGTCCCTGGCTATTCTCCTTGCcaaagagcagaggagcaggcagcactTTGCCTGCCTACACGTGCAATAACTACCTCTGGGGAGCAGCCAGGCCAGCGCAGGAGGTATAGTCTCTGGGGGGCAGAGGCACCAGTCCAGCCACCACGAGCCCCAGCAGAAAGGTTTGGCATCATTACAAGGATTTCGGATCCTGTTCCAACAGTGTGTTTATCCAGCTGTTTGCAGTGTGCCTGACCATTACAGCTAAAACACTGAGCTATTTCCACAGAGA
This genomic window from Balearica regulorum gibbericeps isolate bBalReg1 chromosome 16, bBalReg1.pri, whole genome shotgun sequence contains:
- the ADNP gene encoding activity-dependent neuroprotector homeobox protein isoform X2; the encoded protein is MMPRKAFLSQKEKQARARERDMLKKRRRRQDYLKRSVEPQKNAETIKWHRDDEKRRENEQVKDKDIKKRWRQDERERRKNVDAMNWRREDEKRENERETMFQLPVNNLGSLRKARKTVKKILSDIGLEYCKEHIEDFKQFEPNDFYLKNTTWEDVGLWDPSLTKNQDYRTKPFCCSACPFSSKFFSAYKSHFRNVHSEDFENRILLNCPYCTFNADKKTLETHIKIFHAPNANTPSGGISTFKDKNKHDSLKPKQADSVEQAVYYCKKCTYRDPLYEIVRKHIYREHFQHVAAPYVAKGGEKSLNGAVPLSSSTREEGSVHCKRCLFMPKSYEALVQHVIEDHERIGYQVTAMIGHTNVVVPRSKPLMLIAPKPQDKKPMGLPQRMGPLSPGSVRSLSSQQMMNRLTIPKPTLNSTGVNMMSNVHLQQNNYGVKSVPPSYVGQPGGRLNLSGNAPVSISQQSQTMKQFSASGNGRPYTLGGEQRSQASARYSLQSANSSSLSSAQLKQTSLSQSQAASRVLGQSGSKSPVAATGPSTVNTSSTQKWKICTICNELFPENVYSVHFEKEHKAEKVPAVANYIMKIHNFTSKCLYCNRYLPTDTLLNHMLIHGLSCPYCRSTFNDVEKMAAHMRMVHVDEEMGPKTDSTLTFDLTLQQGSHTNIHLLVTTYNLRDAPAESVAYHAQNTPPVPPKPQPKIQDKSDVPVKSSPQAAVPYKKDVGKTLCPLCFSILKGPISDALAHHLRERHQVIQTVHPVEKKLTYKCIHCLGVYTSNMTASTITLHLVHCRGVGKTQNGQDKGTSSSRLGQSPAVAPVKRTYEHMEFSLMKKRKMDDDDSPSAFEEKPEEPVVLALDPKGHEDDSYEARKTFLTKYFNKQPYPTRREIEKLAASLWLWKSDIASHFSNKRKKCVRDCEKYKPGVLLGFNMKELNKVKHEMDFDAEWLFENHDEKNSRVNVSKTVDKKINLEKDNDSSSDSYENIEEEYNESGSPFGQPISDIGGKTSSDSIVENPEDSISKEVIEETTLQSPEKSDQKPEESSKYEEIISAEEPTKLVGDVSDSDGDQDDQDDAVEWKDGASQSESGPGSQQASDFEDNTSEVKPEAWTDESSQSEDVGSSKPTVETKGGGSESDEEQSKWKNRSYGKVEEFWSKDQSQWKNTSEIEESLSNQQMEWQNSTIDSEDGDQFDNVTDSVAEPMHSSLTGVELSSQQA
- the ADNP gene encoding activity-dependent neuroprotector homeobox protein isoform X3, which codes for MSLRRPSTINFGETMFQLPVNNLGSLRKARKTVKKILSDIGLEYCKEHIEDFKQFEPNDFYLKNTTWEDVGLWDPSLTKNQDYRTKPFCCSACPFSSKFFSAYKSHFRNVHSEDFENRILLNCPYCTFNADKKTLETHIKIFHAPNANTPSGGISTFKDKNKHDSLKPKQADSVEQAVYYCKKCTYRDPLYEIVRKHIYREHFQHVAAPYVAKGGEKSLNGAVPLSSSTREEGSVHCKRCLFMPKSYEALVQHVIEDHERIGYQVTAMIGHTNVVVPRSKPLMLIAPKPQDKKPMGLPQRMGPLSPGSVRSLSSQQMMNRLTIPKPTLNSTGVNMMSNVHLQQNNYGVKSVPPSYVGQPGGRLNLSGNAPVSISQQSQTMKQFSASGNGRPYTLGGEQRSQASARYSLQSANSSSLSSAQLKQTSLSQSQAASRVLGQSGSKSPVAATGPSTVNTSSTQKWKICTICNELFPENVYSVHFEKEHKAEKVPAVANYIMKIHNFTSKCLYCNRYLPTDTLLNHMLIHGLSCPYCRSTFNDVEKMAAHMRMVHVDEEMGPKTDSTLTFDLTLQQGSHTNIHLLVTTYNLRDAPAESVAYHAQNTPPVPPKPQPKIQDKSDVPVKSSPQAAVPYKKDVGKTLCPLCFSILKGPISDALAHHLRERHQVIQTVHPVEKKLTYKCIHCLGVYTSNMTASTITLHLVHCRGVGKTQNGQDKGTSSSRLGQSPAVAPVKRTYEHMEFSLMKKRKMDDDDSPSAFEEKPEEPVVLALDPKGHEDDSYEARKTFLTKYFNKQPYPTRREIEKLAASLWLWKSDIASHFSNKRKKCVRDCEKYKPGVLLGFNMKELNKVKHEMDFDAEWLFENHDEKNSRVNVSKTVDKKINLEKDNDSSSDSYENIEEEYNESGSPFGQPISDIGGKTSSDSIVENPEDSISKEVIEETTLQSPEKSDQKPEESSKYEEIISAEEPTKLVGDVSDSDGDQDDQDDAVEWKDGASQSESGPGSQQASDFEDNTSEVKPEAWTDESSQSEDVGSSKPTVETKGGGSESDEEQSKWKNRSYGKVEEFWSKDQSQWKNTSEIEESLSNQQMEWQNSTIDSEDGDQFDNVTDSVAEPMHSSLTGVELSSQQA
- the ADNP gene encoding activity-dependent neuroprotector homeobox protein isoform X4 gives rise to the protein MFQLPVNNLGSLRKARKTVKKILSDIGLEYCKEHIEDFKQFEPNDFYLKNTTWEDVGLWDPSLTKNQDYRTKPFCCSACPFSSKFFSAYKSHFRNVHSEDFENRILLNCPYCTFNADKKTLETHIKIFHAPNANTPSGGISTFKDKNKHDSLKPKQADSVEQAVYYCKKCTYRDPLYEIVRKHIYREHFQHVAAPYVAKGGEKSLNGAVPLSSSTREEGSVHCKRCLFMPKSYEALVQHVIEDHERIGYQVTAMIGHTNVVVPRSKPLMLIAPKPQDKKPMGLPQRMGPLSPGSVRSLSSQQMMNRLTIPKPTLNSTGVNMMSNVHLQQNNYGVKSVPPSYVGQPGGRLNLSGNAPVSISQQSQTMKQFSASGNGRPYTLGGEQRSQASARYSLQSANSSSLSSAQLKQTSLSQSQAASRVLGQSGSKSPVAATGPSTVNTSSTQKWKICTICNELFPENVYSVHFEKEHKAEKVPAVANYIMKIHNFTSKCLYCNRYLPTDTLLNHMLIHGLSCPYCRSTFNDVEKMAAHMRMVHVDEEMGPKTDSTLTFDLTLQQGSHTNIHLLVTTYNLRDAPAESVAYHAQNTPPVPPKPQPKIQDKSDVPVKSSPQAAVPYKKDVGKTLCPLCFSILKGPISDALAHHLRERHQVIQTVHPVEKKLTYKCIHCLGVYTSNMTASTITLHLVHCRGVGKTQNGQDKGTSSSRLGQSPAVAPVKRTYEHMEFSLMKKRKMDDDDSPSAFEEKPEEPVVLALDPKGHEDDSYEARKTFLTKYFNKQPYPTRREIEKLAASLWLWKSDIASHFSNKRKKCVRDCEKYKPGVLLGFNMKELNKVKHEMDFDAEWLFENHDEKNSRVNVSKTVDKKINLEKDNDSSSDSYENIEEEYNESGSPFGQPISDIGGKTSSDSIVENPEDSISKEVIEETTLQSPEKSDQKPEESSKYEEIISAEEPTKLVGDVSDSDGDQDDQDDAVEWKDGASQSESGPGSQQASDFEDNTSEVKPEAWTDESSQSEDVGSSKPTVETKGGGSESDEEQSKWKNRSYGKVEEFWSKDQSQWKNTSEIEESLSNQQMEWQNSTIDSEDGDQFDNVTDSVAEPMHSSLTGVELSSQQA